The following is a genomic window from Hyalangium gracile.
GCTCTGCTCGTTCATCGCCTCCAGCTTGGCGCGCAGCTCCTCGGCGTTGACCACCATGGAGCGGAACTTGAGCATGTGGAACGGCTTGCCGTGCAGGCCCACCCGCTTCTGCAGGAAGAAGACGGGGCCGCGCGAGGTGACCTTGATGAGGAACGCCACCGTCAGCAGCAGCGGCGAGAGCACCAGCAGCGCACCAGCCGAGGAGATGATGTCGAACAGGCGCTTGATGGCCATCTGGTGCGGCCGGGGCGCGTGCGTCACGAAGTGCAGGTAGCCATCGGCCACCGCGTGTCCGTCCTCGGCGCGGGCCCGATCCATGCGGAACGGGTGCGCGGGGATCGCGAAGGGGATGCCGAAGCGCTCGCACAGCTTGATGGCCGCCTGCATCTCCTGCGCGTGCTTCTGCACGTTGCCGGAGATGTAGACGATGTCCACCGGCACCTGGCACAGCACCTCCTCCAGGCGCTCCACCTTGCCGAGCACGGGCCCGGGCACGGCGGACAGGGACTGCTCGCTGCTGAAGGCCAGGTAGCCGATGACGTGCCGGCGCCCCCGAGCGATCAGATCCTCGCCCGTGAGCCGGCCCATGGCGCCCACGCCCAGGATGAGCGCCTCGTCGATGGGCTCCTCGCGCACCGCGAGCCTGCGGAACACGATCTGCCGCAGCCCCACCACGCTCAGCCACAAGAGCAGCGGGAAGAAGCTCAGCGCCACCACGGGCATCCCGCCGACGATCAGCAGGCGGTCCAGGTAGAGCATGCCGGTGACGGACACCACCGTGATGGACACCAGCGCCAGGTCATCCAGCGGCGCCCGGTCCGAGAAGCGCGGGTCATACAAGCACAGCACCGTGCCCAGCAGCAGCCAGCCCAGCCCCGCCATGCCCAGCAGCAGCCACAGGTCCAGGTTGCCCAGCTGCAGCGAGTGCCCCATCAGCACCGTGGAGCCCAGCAGCGACGCCATCACCAGCGCCAGATCCACCAGCAGGTTCAGCTTGGACGCGAAGCCCGGCGCCAGGCGCCCACGCGTCACCTTGGGAGCGGGGGCGGGCTGGGGCAGCTCTCGCGCCTCCGCGCCAGCGCCGGCCGAAGAGGACGCGGCATCCGTCATGGAAGGGGACAGCTGCTGAGCGAGATGAGGGGACCGCATTACGACCTCCGAGACCCGGCGAGCCGGCCTGGAGGCGCCGTTCAGACTCACCCCCGGTCCCTCGGACTATACCGGGTTTGATGTTTATCCCCTCCAAGAAAGCTGGAATTTGGTGGTGTGACCATCTCCAGATGTCGTGATTTTGACCACTCAGGACCACAGTCCGCCCACCTGCCGGTCGCGGTCTGTCCGAGCTTGTCTGCTTGTCATACCAGTTCGCTACCGGTCCGCGACCAGGGCGCCTCCCTGGCCAGGCTGTTGCCCTGGCACCTCCCACCAGGGGGCCAACACTTCTTCGGACCTGCTTGGAGTCCGCGGTCACCTCGCCGAAGCGGATGGCACTTCGCTGTGCCCGAGGCGGCCCATCACTCGGTCCTGCGGTTGTTCCGCTCCGGGGTCTGGAGTGCCTTCTGGGCCGCCTCGCGCTCCTGTCTGGCCTGCCGCTGGGTGCGGCAGCGGCGACGCGGGATGTGGCTGCCAGTCACGGGGATGTCCTCACAGACGAGGGCGTTGTCGTCCTTGCTCGCATCCGCGACCTGCTCTTTCTTCTGCTCGCCCTGGGCCGTGGCCGCCGGAGCCTGCGGCGACGAAGAGGTGGTCGCGCACCCCAGCAGCAGTCCCAGCATCGCCAGCCCGCCAAGTCTCGTCGTCTTCACGTGGGAGTCTCCTCTCGCCTGTCCACCGGCAGCGGGGCCATGGCGCGCCCCTCCTCCCGATGTTCGCTCAGGTCATCCTGCGCCGCGAGCGGAACCCTCCGAGGCTGGCGTAGACCTCCAGGAGCGCGTCATCGCTGCGCTCCAGCCAGTGAAGGACGCGAGGTGGACCGGCTGCTCGGTGCCCTGCCCCTCCGCTCCACGGCGACGCGGCCCGGCAACACCGCGGGGGCCTCGAGGAACGAGGCGACGCTGTGGAGCGTCTCGACGGCCGCCCGCTGGACACGAGGGCTGGTGCGGGACGGGAGGAGCACGACCGCGACCACCCCGCCGATGAAGGCGCCAATGGCGGTCTCCTCCACCCGCAGGAAGAGCAGGTCCGAGGAGTAGCGCCCGAGCAGGCTGTAGAGCACGGACAGGAGCGCGGTGAACCAGAAGACCATCCACGCGTAGGAGACCCGGATCAGATAGAAGCCCAGGAAGACGCGGAGGAAGATGAGCACGAACTCGAGATGCCGGTGGCCGCTCACCGCGCTGGCGAGGACGACGCCGGCCACCACGCCGATGACGCTGCCGAGGAAGCGGTGCCACGCGCGCAGCAGGATGTCTTCTGCGGGCCGCAGCCCCTGGGCGAGGACCGCCGGTCTGGCGCGCTCGCTCTGCTGCTCCACCGCCAGCGCGGCCTCGTTCACGCGCCAGACTGCGCGCTGGAACAGCCGGGTCCGTCGGCGCTCGCTCGACACCTCCAGGGCGTCGGAGAGGTCCGCCAGCAGGAGGGTGATGGAGCGGCGGAAGGCCGCGAACGTGCGACGCAGCGTCCGAACGGAGCGATCCGGCACCAGCCAGAGCCGGACTCCATGGTAGGAGGTGACGCCCGCCACGACGACGCTGGCCGCCACCCAGGGCAGCTGCGCGACCGGCGCGTGGAAGAAGAGCGACAGGAAGAGCGTCATGAAGGCGATCATCCCCAGCGCCAGGCCGCGAGGGCCGAAGCGCTGAGCGGAGACCGCCAGGAAGATGACCACGAGGAACACGACCGCGCTGACGGCCAGGCTCACAGCGGCCAGGGTGCCCAGACACACGGCGGCCACGGAGACGGAGCACCAGGCACGGCGCCAGGCTCGGCGCCTGCCCTCCTGGCTGTCAGCGGGCGATGTCCAGCGGATCCAGCCCCCTGCCCAGCTCGAACGAGGCGCCCACGGCACCGACGACACAGGTGCTCCGCTGCAGCCCGGCCAGCTCGCGCAGGCGGAACACGGCCTCGATGCCGGTGCAGTGAGCGCCCATGAGGTGGCCGAGCTTCATCTCCTTCAGCTTGCGCCCGGTCCACGCAAGCACCTTCTCGTCCGCGCGGAACAGGTGGAGGCCGCCGATGACGGCGTGGAGGGGAGCGGGCCGCACCTGCTTCCGAGCCGCCTCGGCGATGTTGATGATGCCGGCGTGCCCACAGCCCGTCACGACGACCAGCCCCTGCTCCGTGTCGATGACGAGCGACTGGTCCTCGGGGAGGTTGTCCTCGACGAGCCCCTGAGGCGCCTGCATCTGTCCCTTGCCGCTCCAGTTGCGCTCCGGGTGGATGCGAGGCACGGGACCGGTGAGCCACACGCCAGGCGCCAGCTCCTGGGGCCCGGAGTGCTCGATGAAGCGGCCCCCAGCAGCCTCGTAGGTAGCGCGGGTGGCCACCATGGGGTTGCCCTCTCCTCCAGCCTTTCGGGGGCGGCTCCAGAAGATGCCCTGGCCGACGTGGGCCCGCGAGAGCGCGGCCGGATTCTGCCTGGCGAGCTCGGTGCGCAGGGTGACCAGTCCCCCCGTGTGGTCGTCGTGGTTGTGGCTGAGGATGACGTCGGTGACGCCGGAGAGCTCGACGCCCAGCGCCTTGGCGTTCTGGAGCACGGTGTTGGGGAAGTAGCCCGTATCGAAGAGGATCCGGTGGCCATCCGCCTCGACGACCGCGGCGAAGCCCCACTCCCCCAAGACCTGGTCGTCCGCGAGCATGGTGGAGAGCACCGTGATCTTCAGGTTCTTCACGCGGGTCCGAGGCGCCTTCGCATCGGGCGCGGCCGCGGAGGGGGCGGCCGCGGCCGGTTTGGGAGCCTCGGCGCGGGCGGCAGGAACGAGCAGTAGGGTCAGGGCTGCGCACAGCAGCAGGCGAAGCGTCCTCATGCGCCCAGGATGCGCGATCCCCGAGGCTCCAGCCAGCCCGAAGGCAGCGCCCGCGCCTCACCCGTCGCTACGGAATCAGGGGGGCGAGCGCGGGTGAGATGAGGTTGTGCTTCTCCTGCTGCAGCGTCGTCCAGTCCGCCTGGAGCAAGCCTCCGGTGTCATCGGAGTTCGGGTTGAGCGACCAGAAGGCGAAGCTCATCCGGTTGCTCTGGAGGTAGCCCGAGAGCGTCTGGAGCCACTGCCGGTCCGACTCCGTCTCCAGCTTCGTGCCGAACTCGCCCACCCAGACGGGAGCGCGGTTCTCCTTCACGAGGAAGCCCCAGGTGGCATCCCACACCCCCGGCAGGTTGGCCGGGTAGCCGGTGCTCGGCTTGTTCTGGAACCACGGCTGCCCGTACACGCTCTCCGGGTAGTCGTGCGTCGAGTACACCAGCCGCCCCGAGACGTTCAGCCGCACCGGGAAGTCCCGGGCTCCGCGCAGGTTCCCGCCCCACCAGTACCAGTTGTTGGCGTAGCTCTCGATGCCCTCGACGATGATGAGCAGGTCCGGGTTCTCGGCGAGGATGGCGTTGCCCGCGCGCTCGGCGGCGAGCCTCCAGTCCGTGTCGAGGTTGCCGTCCCCCCAGGTGGCGCGGCCGTGGGGCTCGTTGTGCAGGTCCACGCCCACCACCGTGGGATTTCCCTTGTAGCGGTGCGCGAGCATCTTCCAGTCGTCGATCCACGCCTTCTCCTCGGTGGCGCGGTTGCTTCGGTACCAGAGCTCCGACTGGCTGGAGGCATCCGGGCGGTGCCGGTCGAGCACCACGCGCAGCCCGCGCTGCCGGGCCGCGTCGATGATGCGGTCCATGACCTCCAGCGAGGTGAGCCCCTGGAGCTCCGGGTTGAGCGAGTAGCTCACGAAGGCCGGATCCGGGGACACGCCCGAGCGCAGCATCTCGTTGCTGTAGGGCAGGCGCAGCGAGTTGTAGCCCAGGGCCTTCATCTGATCGAGCAGGCTCCCCATCGAGCGCCGATCCAGGCCATAGGGCACGCGCGAGCTGCCCTCGAAGCCGAACCAGTTCAGCCCGGTGAGGCGCACCTCCTGCCCGGTGGACGTCTCGATGCGCGAGCCCACGGTGCGCAGGTAGCCCATCGCCCCGCTCGAGGTACCGCCGTCGGTCCCGCCATCGGGGCCTCCGTTCATGCCCCCATCGGGGCCCGCGTCCGCGCCTGCCCCGCTTCCCGCGTCGGCGCCTGCGTCCACGCCTCCGTCGGAGGGAGGCTCCATCGAGCTCTCCGAACACGCGGCGACACACATCACCACTCCCAAGAACAGCCCGACTCTGCTCATACGCTGCCCTCCATGCTCAACTGCGTGGGAGAACGAGCCGCGGAACACCGCCGCCAGCCCAGC
Proteins encoded in this region:
- a CDS encoding sugar transferase, which gives rise to MRSPHLAQQLSPSMTDAASSSAGAGAEARELPQPAPAPKVTRGRLAPGFASKLNLLVDLALVMASLLGSTVLMGHSLQLGNLDLWLLLGMAGLGWLLLGTVLCLYDPRFSDRAPLDDLALVSITVVSVTGMLYLDRLLIVGGMPVVALSFFPLLLWLSVVGLRQIVFRRLAVREEPIDEALILGVGAMGRLTGEDLIARGRRHVIGYLAFSSEQSLSAVPGPVLGKVERLEEVLCQVPVDIVYISGNVQKHAQEMQAAIKLCERFGIPFAIPAHPFRMDRARAEDGHAVADGYLHFVTHAPRPHQMAIKRLFDIISSAGALLVLSPLLLTVAFLIKVTSRGPVFFLQKRVGLHGKPFHMLKFRSMVVNAEELRAKLEAMNEQS
- a CDS encoding FUSC family protein → MAAVCLGTLAAVSLAVSAVVFLVVIFLAVSAQRFGPRGLALGMIAFMTLFLSLFFHAPVAQLPWVAASVVVAGVTSYHGVRLWLVPDRSVRTLRRTFAAFRRSITLLLADLSDALEVSSERRRTRLFQRAVWRVNEAALAVEQQSERARPAVLAQGLRPAEDILLRAWHRFLGSVIGVVAGVVLASAVSGHRHLEFVLIFLRVFLGFYLIRVSYAWMVFWFTALLSVLYSLLGRYSSDLLFLRVEETAIGAFIGGVVAVVLLPSRTSPRVQRAAVETLHSVASFLEAPAVLPGRVAVERRGRAPSSRSTSRPSLAGAQR
- a CDS encoding MBL fold metallo-hydrolase; the protein is MRTLRLLLCAALTLLLVPAARAEAPKPAAAAPSAAAPDAKAPRTRVKNLKITVLSTMLADDQVLGEWGFAAVVEADGHRILFDTGYFPNTVLQNAKALGVELSGVTDVILSHNHDDHTGGLVTLRTELARQNPAALSRAHVGQGIFWSRPRKAGGEGNPMVATRATYEAAGGRFIEHSGPQELAPGVWLTGPVPRIHPERNWSGKGQMQAPQGLVEDNLPEDQSLVIDTEQGLVVVTGCGHAGIINIAEAARKQVRPAPLHAVIGGLHLFRADEKVLAWTGRKLKEMKLGHLMGAHCTGIEAVFRLRELAGLQRSTCVVGAVGASFELGRGLDPLDIAR
- a CDS encoding glycoside hydrolase family 5 protein; the protein is MEPPSDGGVDAGADAGSGAGADAGPDGGMNGGPDGGTDGGTSSGAMGYLRTVGSRIETSTGQEVRLTGLNWFGFEGSSRVPYGLDRRSMGSLLDQMKALGYNSLRLPYSNEMLRSGVSPDPAFVSYSLNPELQGLTSLEVMDRIIDAARQRGLRVVLDRHRPDASSQSELWYRSNRATEEKAWIDDWKMLAHRYKGNPTVVGVDLHNEPHGRATWGDGNLDTDWRLAAERAGNAILAENPDLLIIVEGIESYANNWYWWGGNLRGARDFPVRLNVSGRLVYSTHDYPESVYGQPWFQNKPSTGYPANLPGVWDATWGFLVKENRAPVWVGEFGTKLETESDRQWLQTLSGYLQSNRMSFAFWSLNPNSDDTGGLLQADWTTLQQEKHNLISPALAPLIP